Proteins encoded in a region of the Methanofollis tationis genome:
- a CDS encoding carbohydrate-binding protein, with protein sequence MALLSSGVQGWDARVVSDGDNLQDIVDAASPGDVIEVKSGTYRGPLQIAVPLTLRGVDSGGGLPAIDGGRKGSVVTILSDGVTFEGFSVRKPGSGTSNAAIKVLSSKNVIRNNIIEGGDINLGVRSGGTEITGNTLEESSVRVFRGTKIVISGNTILDGDIVLSESYDNIIENNAVTGGGISVVKTADNYIYSNTVDANKGGAGIDARSSSCNRIVGNTVHNCRVGIVVGDSQNRIFMNDFTDNTLNAGSRGRDSDDDDDNNDDSLDRIFMNDSADDTLNAKARDKGPEDQWESPDEIVYRYAGADYTGHIGNYWGESNRGQDKDGDGIRDTPVQVGDTPAYDRVALMAPSKMYKVPGRVWEDDIPKRAGYDAGVSSDVSETSTLSLSSTLATSTVSYRILPLGDSITAALDGSASYRYWLCHALYNGGYTQSPTEDVMVGTCYGVTMECHPPLYSDFDSDHEGHGGYRIGEILYGDTGHPAVGDLSDWVLEYKADYVLLHIGTNDLLWKTWSIDPVKDKWYLDQLIDGVEEIIDVLRADNPDVKIFVAKIIPGNQDDPAANEAGHNNVIVFNNRIPTMAAEKSTSRSPVIVVDQWTGFDPSVHTFDGCHPNTAGEKLISGKWYQALKTLLPTPNPTPTPTPTPTPTPTPTPTPTPTPTPTPTPTPTPAPYPSIPGRIQAEDYNSGGEGVGYHDTTSGNRGGVYRSDDVDLQVCSADGGYSVGWTATGEWLKYTVDVETSGTYTVSFLVASPYTGNSMTLRVDGVDACTFAVPATSSWSSYTTVSRTCTLSAGVHVLTLVFSGDPDISYMDFVAASTPTPTPTPTPTPTPTPTPTPTPTPTPTPVPYPSIPGRIQAEDYNSGGEGVGYHDTTSGNRGGVYRSDDVDLQVCSADGGYSVGWTATGEWLKYTVDVETSGTYTVSFLVASPYTGSSMTLRVDGVDACTFAVPATSSWSSYTTVSKTCTLSAGVHVLTLVFSGDPDISYMDFVAASSPTPTPTPTPTPVPYSSIPGRIQAEDYNSGGEGVGYHDTTSGNRGGVYRSDDVDLQVCSADGGYSVGWTATGEWLKYTVDVETSGTYTVSFLVASPYTGSSMTLRVDGVDACTFAVPATSSWSSYTTVSKTCTLSAGVHVLTLVFSGDPDISYMDFVAASSPTPTPTPTPTPVPYSSIPGRIQAEDYNSGGEGVGYHDTTSGNRGGVYRSDDVDLQVCSADGGYSVGWTATGEWLKYTVDVETSGTYTVSFLVASPYTGSSMTLRVDGVDACTFAVPATSSWSSYTTVSKTCTLSAGVHVLTLVFSGDPDISYMDFVAASTPTPTPTPTPTPTPTPTPTPTPTPTPTPTPTPTPTPTPAPYPSIPGRIQAEDYNSGGEGVGYHDTTSGNRGGVYRSDDVDLQVCSADGGYSVGWTATGEWLKYTVDVETSGTYTVSFLVASPYTGNSMTLRVDGVDACTFAVPATSSWSSYTTVSKTCTLSAGVHVLTLVFSGDPDISYMDFVAASTPTPTPTPTPTPTPTPTPTPTPTPTPTPTPTPTPTPTPVPYPSIPGRIQAEDYNSGGEGVGYHDTTSGNRGGVYRSDDVDLQVCSADGGYSVGWTATGEWLKYTVDVETSGTYTVSFLVASPYTGNSMTLRVDGVDACTFAVPATSSWSSYTTVSKTCTLSAGVHVLTLVFSGDPDISYMDFVAASTPTPTPTPTPTPTPTPTPTPTLTPTPTPTPEPTPTPTPTPTPAPEPTPTPAPEPTPTPAPEPTPTPAPEPTPTPTPSPYPSLPGRIQAEDYNTGGSGVGYYDTTSGNSGGAYRTDDVDVQVCKSEEGYNVGWTATGEWLR encoded by the coding sequence TTGGCATTGCTCTCTTCGGGAGTACAGGGATGGGACGCCCGGGTTGTCTCTGACGGTGACAACCTCCAGGATATTGTGGATGCGGCGTCCCCCGGGGACGTCATCGAGGTGAAGAGCGGCACCTATAGGGGCCCGCTGCAGATCGCCGTTCCGCTGACGCTCAGGGGCGTGGACAGCGGGGGTGGTCTTCCTGCCATCGATGGTGGAAGAAAAGGGAGTGTTGTAACCATCCTCTCAGACGGCGTTACCTTCGAGGGTTTTTCCGTTCGAAAACCCGGTTCAGGGACCTCGAATGCAGCAATAAAGGTGCTTTCCAGCAAGAATGTGATCAGGAACAACATCATTGAAGGCGGTGATATCAATCTTGGTGTCAGAAGCGGAGGAACAGAGATCACCGGCAACACGCTGGAGGAGAGCAGTGTCCGGGTATTCCGCGGGACAAAGATCGTCATCTCCGGGAATACGATACTGGATGGCGACATTGTCCTTTCAGAGTCCTATGATAACATCATAGAGAATAACGCCGTTACCGGGGGCGGGATATCTGTTGTAAAAACGGCTGACAATTATATTTACAGCAATACGGTTGATGCAAACAAGGGTGGAGCCGGGATCGATGCCCGGTCTTCCTCCTGCAACCGGATCGTTGGAAATACCGTCCACAACTGCCGCGTCGGGATCGTGGTGGGGGATTCTCAAAACCGCATCTTCATGAACGATTTCACCGACAATACCCTGAACGCCGGCTCCAGAGGTAGAGACTCAGACGACGATGATGATAATAATGATGATTCCCTGGACCGGATCTTCATGAACGATTCCGCCGACGATACGTTGAATGCCAAAGCCAGAGATAAAGGCCCAGAAGACCAGTGGGAATCTCCCGATGAGATCGTGTACAGGTATGCCGGCGCTGATTACACCGGCCATATCGGCAACTACTGGGGAGAGAGCAACCGTGGTCAGGATAAAGACGGCGACGGGATCCGCGACACGCCTGTCCAGGTCGGCGACACGCCCGCCTATGATCGAGTGGCCCTCATGGCTCCCTCGAAGATGTATAAAGTGCCTGGCCGGGTCTGGGAGGACGACATCCCGAAACGTGCCGGTTATGATGCCGGGGTATCCTCCGATGTGTCCGAAACCTCGACGCTCTCCCTGAGTTCCACTCTTGCGACGTCCACGGTCTCATACCGTATCCTGCCGCTCGGCGATTCCATCACCGCAGCCCTTGACGGGAGCGCGAGCTACCGCTACTGGCTCTGCCATGCGCTCTATAATGGGGGATATACGCAGAGCCCGACCGAGGACGTGATGGTCGGCACCTGCTACGGTGTGACGATGGAGTGCCATCCACCTCTGTACTCGGATTTCGACTCTGATCACGAGGGCCATGGGGGATACCGCATCGGTGAGATCCTGTACGGCGATACCGGTCACCCTGCTGTCGGGGATCTTTCCGACTGGGTTCTGGAGTATAAGGCCGATTATGTGCTCCTGCACATCGGCACGAACGATCTCCTCTGGAAGACATGGTCGATCGATCCGGTGAAGGACAAGTGGTACCTTGATCAGCTCATCGACGGAGTCGAAGAGATCATCGACGTTCTCAGGGCCGACAACCCGGATGTGAAGATATTTGTAGCAAAGATCATCCCGGGTAATCAGGATGATCCTGCCGCGAACGAGGCCGGCCACAACAATGTCATCGTCTTCAATAACCGGATACCCACAATGGCGGCGGAAAAATCGACGTCCCGATCCCCGGTGATCGTGGTTGACCAGTGGACCGGCTTTGATCCTTCTGTGCACACCTTCGACGGTTGCCACCCGAACACCGCGGGAGAGAAGTTGATCTCGGGGAAATGGTATCAGGCGCTGAAGACGCTGCTGCCCACGCCGAACCCGACGCCGACACCCACGCCAACCCCGACTCCCACCCCGACGCCCACGCCCACCCCGACGCCTACGCCCACCCCGACGCCTACGCCCACCCCGACGCCGGCCCCCTACCCCTCCATCCCCGGCCGTATCCAGGCCGAGGACTATAACAGCGGTGGTGAGGGCGTCGGGTATCACGACACGACATCCGGCAACCGCGGCGGCGTGTACCGGAGTGACGATGTGGACCTCCAGGTGTGCTCTGCTGACGGCGGTTACAGCGTGGGCTGGACTGCGACCGGCGAGTGGCTGAAGTACACCGTCGATGTCGAGACGTCCGGTACCTACACCGTCTCGTTCCTGGTCGCCTCCCCGTATACCGGGAATTCCATGACCCTCCGGGTTGACGGTGTTGACGCCTGCACGTTTGCGGTCCCGGCCACGAGCTCCTGGAGTTCTTATACGACGGTGAGCAGGACGTGCACGCTCTCCGCCGGCGTCCATGTCCTGACCCTCGTATTCTCCGGCGACCCTGATATCTCCTATATGGATTTTGTAGCTGCCAGCACCCCGACCCCGACCCCGACTCCAACTCCGACCCCGACCCCGACCCCGACACCCACACCCACTCCGACGCCCACTCCGACGCCGGTCCCCTATCCCTCCATCCCCGGCCGTATCCAGGCCGAGGACTATAACAGCGGTGGTGAGGGCGTCGGGTATCACGACACGACATCCGGCAACCGCGGCGGCGTGTACCGGAGTGACGATGTGGACCTCCAGGTGTGCTCTGCTGACGGCGGTTACAGCGTGGGCTGGACTGCGACCGGCGAGTGGCTGAAGTACACCGTCGATGTCGAGACGTCCGGTACCTACACCGTCTCGTTCCTGGTCGCCTCGCCGTACACCGGGAGTTCCATGACCCTCCGGGTTGACGGTGTCGACGCCTGCACGTTTGCGGTCCCGGCCACGAGCTCCTGGAGTTCTTATACGACGGTGAGCAAGACGTGCACGCTCTCCGCCGGCGTCCATGTCCTGACCCTCGTATTCTCCGGCGACCCTGATATCTCCTATATGGATTTTGTGGCTGCCAGCTCCCCGACACCGACGCCGACCCCGACCCCGACGCCGGTCCCCTACTCCTCCATTCCCGGCCGTATCCAGGCCGAGGACTATAACAGCGGTGGTGAGGGCGTCGGGTATCACGACACGACATCCGGCAACCGCGGCGGCGTGTACCGGAGTGACGATGTGGACCTCCAGGTGTGCTCTGCTGACGGCGGTTACAGCGTGGGCTGGACTGCGACCGGCGAGTGGCTGAAGTACACCGTCGATGTCGAGACGTCCGGTACCTACACCGTCTCGTTCCTGGTCGCCTCGCCGTACACCGGGAGTTCCATGACCCTCCGGGTTGACGGTGTCGACGCCTGCACGTTTGCGGTCCCGGCCACGAGCTCCTGGAGTTCTTATACGACGGTGAGCAAGACGTGCACGCTCTCCGCCGGCGTCCATGTCCTGACCCTCGTATTCTCCGGCGACCCTGATATCTCCTATATGGATTTTGTGGCTGCCAGCTCCCCGACACCGACGCCGACCCCGACCCCGACGCCGGTCCCCTACTCCTCCATTCCCGGCCGTATCCAGGCCGAGGACTATAACAGCGGTGGTGAGGGCGTCGGGTATCACGACACGACATCCGGCAACCGCGGCGGCGTGTACCGGAGTGACGATGTGGACCTCCAGGTGTGCTCTGCTGACGGCGGTTACAGCGTGGGCTGGACTGCGACCGGCGAGTGGCTGAAGTACACCGTCGATGTCGAGACGTCCGGTACCTACACCGTCTCGTTCCTGGTCGCCTCGCCGTACACCGGGAGTTCCATGACCCTCCGGGTTGACGGTGTTGACGCCTGCACGTTTGCGGTCCCGGCCACGAGCTCCTGGAGTTCTTATACGACGGTGAGCAAGACGTGCACGCTCTCCGCCGGCGTCCATGTCCTGACCCTCGTATTCTCCGGCGACCCTGATATCTCCTATATGGATTTTGTAGCTGCCAGCACCCCGACACCGACCCCGACTCCAACTCCGACCCCGACGCCGACGCCGACGCCGACCCCGACGCCGACCCCGACGCCGACACCCACACCCACACCCACACCCACTCCGACGCCGGCCCCCTACCCCTCCATCCCCGGCCGTATCCAGGCCGAGGACTATAACAGCGGTGGTGAGGGCGTCGGGTATCACGACACGACATCCGGCAACCGCGGCGGCGTGTACCGGAGTGACGATGTGGACCTCCAGGTGTGCTCTGCTGACGGCGGTTACAGCGTGGGCTGGACTGCGACCGGCGAGTGGCTGAAGTACACCGTCGATGTCGAGACGTCCGGTACCTACACCGTCTCGTTCCTGGTCGCCTCCCCGTATACCGGGAATTCCATGACCCTCCGGGTTGACGGTGTCGACGCCTGCACGTTTGCGGTCCCGGCCACGAGCTCCTGGAGTTCTTATACGACGGTGAGCAAGACGTGCACGCTCTCCGCCGGCGTCCATGTCCTGACCCTCGTATTCTCCGGCGACCCTGATATCTCCTATATGGATTTTGTAGCTGCCAGCACCCCGACACCGACCCCGACTCCAACTCCGACCCCGACGCCGACGCCGACGCCGACCCCGACGCCGACCCCGACCCCGACACCCACACCCACACCCACGCCCACTCCGACGCCGGTCCCCTATCCCTCCATCCCCGGCCGTATCCAGGCCGAGGACTATAACAGCGGTGGTGAGGGCGTCGGGTATCACGACACGACATCCGGCAACCGCGGCGGCGTGTACCGGAGTGACGATGTGGACCTCCAGGTGTGCTCTGCTGACGGCGGTTACAGCGTGGGCTGGACTGCGACCGGCGAGTGGCTGAAGTACACCGTCGATGTCGAGACGTCCGGTACCTACACCGTCTCGTTCCTGGTCGCCTCCCCGTATACCGGGAATTCCATGACCCTCCGGGTTGACGGTGTTGACGCCTGCACGTTTGCGGTCCCGGCCACGAGCTCCTGGAGTTCTTATACGACGGTGAGCAAGACGTGCACGCTCTCCGCCGGCGTCCATGTCCTGACCCTCGTATTCTCCGGCGACCCTGATATCTCCTATATGGATTTTGTAGCTGCCAGCACCCCGACACCGACCCCGACTCCAACTCCGACCCCGACGCCGACGCCGACGCCGACGCCGACCCTGACCCCGACCCCGACGCCGACGCCTGAACCGACGCCGACTCCGACTCCGACCCCGACTCCGGCGCCTGAGCCGACCCCGACTCCGGCGCCTGAGCCGACTCCGACTCCGGCGCCTGAGCCGACTCCGACTCCGGCGCCTGAGCCGACCCCGACTCCGACCCCGAGCCCCTACCCGTCTCTCCCCGGCCGTATCCAGGCCGAGGACTATAACACCGGGGGTTCTGGCGTCGGGTATTACGACACGACGTCCGGGAACTCTGGCGGGGCCTACCGGACTGACGACGTGGACGTCCAGGTGTGCAAATCAGAAGAAGGCTACAATGTGGGATGGACTGCAACCGGGGAATGGCTGCGCTAA
- a CDS encoding carbohydrate-binding protein has product MNVETPGTYTASFRAASRYSGSSIKLRVDGFDACTIPIPATGSWNTYTTVSGTCTLSAGVHVLTLVFTGDPDLNYFTKKTGRMPPTSVGG; this is encoded by the coding sequence GTGAATGTCGAGACGCCCGGGACCTATACCGCCTCGTTCCGGGCCGCCTCGCGCTATAGTGGGAGTTCGATCAAACTCCGGGTTGACGGCTTCGACGCCTGCACGATCCCGATCCCGGCCACGGGATCCTGGAACACCTATACGACCGTGAGCGGGACGTGCACGCTCTCCGCCGGCGTCCATGTCCTGACCCTCGTATTCACCGGCGATCCCGACCTCAACTACTTTACGAAGAAAACAGGCAGAATGCCCCCCACTTCAGTGGGGGGATGA
- a CDS encoding helix-turn-helix domain-containing protein, with product MLKAYRYRLYPTKSQAPLLEQTLEMCRWVYNDTLALRKKAWEQEQHSISLYETNKILTQWKKERPDLRTTRSKPGSLSGSSECPDAR from the coding sequence ATGCTTAAGGCATATCGGTATCGACTCTATCCCACAAAGTCTCAGGCTCCTCTCCTTGAGCAGACGCTTGAGATGTGTCGATGGGTCTATAACGATACGCTCGCATTGCGAAAAAAGGCGTGGGAACAGGAACAGCATTCCATTTCTCTCTATGAAACCAACAAGATCCTGACCCAATGGAAAAAGGAACGACCCGATCTAAGAACGACCCGATCTAAACCAGGTTCACTCTCAGGTTCTTCAGAATGTCCAGATGCGCGTTGA
- a CDS encoding glycosyltransferase family 4 protein: MHLHVCMLLGFRYSRIMRVVPQIEIASYITHFGHHVTWILPSEESDEFQERSYHNIRLFVIPCRFKTGVMHPLSKVLYALRIVRFVLQNVRSKNYSLIFVRDGTFNGLLALYLKRRHHIPLVFEMSNPIEQRALIHRTYSRFPHFRAVTGILDRHLTMHILKNADLVLPTTKWMADDFSAKGIAREKMLPYPNGVDLERFSCGAGERIRAEHRLGGQAVFVYVGTMDRERDLTILIRSFARVQRQIASARLLMVGDGTDRGRLEECACDLGVDGGIVFTGRVRPEEIPDYIDAANAGVSIIPPLDVYKLSSPIKMLEYMAMGRPVVANEEIPEQKEAVDASCGGVLVKYDPESIAAGMLRLCEDPVRAGEMGERGRAWVVKNRSYEAMARHLEERYLDLKKGSATFPD, translated from the coding sequence ATGCACCTGCACGTGTGCATGCTGCTGGGCTTTAGATATAGCAGGATCATGAGGGTCGTCCCCCAGATCGAAATCGCCAGTTATATTACTCACTTCGGGCACCATGTCACCTGGATCCTCCCTTCTGAGGAGAGCGACGAGTTCCAGGAACGTTCCTACCATAACATCAGGCTCTTTGTGATCCCATGCCGGTTCAAAACGGGTGTGATGCATCCTCTATCGAAAGTGCTGTACGCCCTCAGGATCGTCAGGTTCGTCCTGCAGAATGTCAGATCCAAAAATTATTCCCTGATATTCGTCCGTGACGGCACATTCAATGGCCTCCTCGCCCTCTATCTTAAAAGGAGACACCATATTCCACTCGTTTTTGAGATGTCAAACCCGATAGAGCAGAGAGCGCTGATCCACAGGACCTATTCCAGGTTTCCGCATTTCAGGGCGGTCACAGGTATCCTTGACCGGCATCTCACGATGCATATCCTCAAGAATGCGGACCTGGTGCTGCCGACGACAAAATGGATGGCAGATGATTTTTCCGCGAAGGGCATTGCGAGAGAGAAAATGCTGCCATACCCGAACGGCGTCGATCTCGAACGGTTTTCTTGCGGTGCTGGAGAGAGGATCAGGGCAGAGCACCGCCTCGGCGGGCAGGCAGTATTCGTCTATGTCGGGACGATGGACCGGGAGCGGGATCTTACTATCCTGATCAGGTCGTTTGCGCGTGTGCAAAGGCAGATAGCCTCGGCAAGGCTCCTGATGGTAGGAGACGGAACTGACAGGGGGCGTCTCGAGGAGTGCGCGTGCGATCTCGGTGTTGACGGCGGGATCGTCTTCACCGGGAGAGTCCGTCCTGAGGAGATCCCTGACTATATCGACGCCGCAAATGCAGGAGTCTCCATCATTCCCCCGCTGGACGTGTATAAACTCAGCTCCCCGATAAAAATGCTTGAATATATGGCGATGGGCAGGCCTGTCGTGGCGAACGAAGAGATACCCGAACAAAAAGAGGCGGTTGATGCAAGTTGCGGTGGCGTTCTGGTGAAATACGATCCCGAATCGATCGCCGCCGGGATGCTGAGGTTGTGCGAAGACCCCGTGCGTGCAGGAGAGATGGGAGAGAGGGGGAGGGCGTGGGTGGTGAAGAACAGGTCGTACGAGGCGATGGCACGCCACCTTGAGGAACGGTATCTGGACCTGAAGAAAGGGAGTGCGACGTTCCCGGATTGA
- a CDS encoding glycosyltransferase family 4 protein, translating to MSIQDSSAGEAVERRTIGVLTFPIAQAGTIPLSHLMEITCSLSGGRPSLITGNDGYTAFSGDERFRTFGISHEEAKGPIARTIGFLTTQMKISRKVMQIRDVDVWIFFIGGDLLLLPMLTARILRKKVLLMFAGSAIEKSRSSGGRFGHTIRALTCLTSTLATGVVLYARGLIEEYHLEPFEAKVHIAHEHYIDFGRFHLEKSMGGREPLIAFIGRFSEEKGVRNFVLAVPSILEALPEARILIGGSGPLESELQEQIAALNLQDRVRLEGWIPHERLPEYLNRIRLITLPSYTEGLPNLMLEAMACGTPVVAHAVGVIPEIVQDGRTGFIMNDNSPACIAKNVIRAFRHPDLETIAAKGMHHIEKEFGFEAAVQKCSMALERMCG from the coding sequence ATGTCTATTCAGGACTCATCGGCGGGTGAAGCAGTGGAACGCCGCACCATCGGTGTCCTCACCTTCCCGATTGCACAGGCCGGCACCATTCCGCTCTCGCACCTCATGGAGATCACCTGCTCCCTCTCAGGGGGTCGGCCCTCCCTGATCACCGGCAACGACGGCTACACCGCATTTTCCGGCGATGAACGGTTCAGAACATTCGGTATATCCCACGAAGAAGCGAAAGGACCGATCGCAAGGACGATCGGATTTCTCACGACCCAGATGAAGATCTCGCGCAAGGTTATGCAGATCAGGGACGTGGACGTATGGATCTTCTTTATCGGCGGCGATCTCCTGCTGCTGCCGATGCTGACCGCACGAATCCTCCGCAAAAAAGTGCTCCTCATGTTTGCGGGATCGGCGATCGAAAAGTCCCGGAGCTCGGGAGGCAGATTCGGGCATACGATCAGGGCGCTGACCTGCCTCACATCGACGCTCGCCACCGGGGTCGTCCTGTACGCCCGCGGCCTCATCGAGGAATACCACCTGGAGCCCTTTGAGGCAAAAGTGCATATCGCCCACGAGCATTATATCGACTTCGGGAGGTTTCACCTGGAAAAAAGTATGGGTGGGCGCGAACCGCTGATCGCATTCATAGGAAGGTTCAGCGAGGAGAAAGGGGTGAGAAATTTCGTCCTGGCCGTTCCGTCAATTCTGGAAGCACTCCCTGAGGCCAGGATCCTGATCGGGGGGAGCGGCCCTCTCGAGAGCGAACTCCAGGAGCAGATCGCGGCCCTGAACCTCCAGGACCGGGTGCGGCTCGAGGGATGGATCCCGCATGAGAGACTTCCGGAATACTTAAACAGGATCAGGCTAATCACTCTGCCATCCTATACCGAGGGGCTCCCCAACCTGATGCTTGAAGCGATGGCGTGCGGAACGCCGGTCGTTGCCCATGCAGTGGGCGTGATACCCGAGATTGTACAGGACGGCCGGACCGGTTTTATCATGAACGACAACTCCCCCGCGTGCATCGCAAAGAACGTGATCAGGGCCTTTCGCCATCCCGACCTCGAAACAATCGCAGCAAAGGGCATGCATCACATAGAAAAGGAGTTCGGTTTCGAAGCCGCAGTCCAGAAATGCTCCATGGCACTGGAACGAATGTGCGGGTGA
- a CDS encoding glycosyltransferase family 4 protein, giving the protein MRIGYFTQTFPYKNLETGDLTEPYIGGGVEMVAYHLARQMAARGHEISIFTTAIGSDTVVEDYPGITVIRYGRRFSIGHSPFSPGILYRPFFSGVRPDIVHAHMGNHPAPLIGCLYAGRETPFVVTYHGDYSGGFGGPGRRLGVYLQNTVLCKKLLTRADAIIALSKEQSGQSDYLRDFHSKIRHIPNGVAIEDFCTPYSKAECIQRLGLPETGRIVLFVGGLTPVKAPDVLIKAMKYVVEEFPDAYLVFVGDGQMKGELVRLCRSSGVEDRVRFAGFVTEEEKTLYYNAAEIFVLPSVLTSESFGIVLLEASAASLPLVVSDLECFRAIVEEGYNGVCAHCGDPADLADRILSLLKNDEVRDRIGKNAREKAEAFRWEKVAEMTEDVYSGLIGG; this is encoded by the coding sequence ATGAGAATCGGATATTTCACCCAGACCTTCCCGTACAAAAACCTTGAGACCGGGGATCTGACAGAGCCCTATATCGGGGGCGGCGTCGAGATGGTGGCCTACCATCTTGCCCGCCAGATGGCGGCACGGGGGCACGAAATCTCGATCTTCACCACCGCCATCGGGTCCGATACGGTCGTCGAGGACTACCCCGGCATCACCGTCATCAGGTACGGCAGGCGTTTTTCAATCGGGCACAGTCCATTCTCCCCGGGAATTCTTTACAGGCCGTTTTTTTCAGGGGTGAGGCCGGACATCGTCCACGCACATATGGGCAACCATCCTGCACCCCTGATCGGATGCCTCTATGCCGGGAGAGAGACGCCGTTTGTCGTCACCTATCACGGGGATTACTCGGGTGGTTTTGGCGGTCCAGGCCGCCGCCTCGGCGTGTACCTGCAGAACACAGTCCTCTGTAAAAAACTGCTCACCAGGGCCGACGCGATCATCGCCCTTTCAAAGGAGCAGTCAGGCCAGTCCGATTACCTCAGGGATTTCCACAGCAAGATCAGGCATATCCCGAACGGTGTCGCCATCGAGGATTTCTGTACGCCGTACTCGAAGGCCGAATGCATACAGCGTCTCGGACTCCCGGAAACAGGCAGGATCGTCCTTTTTGTCGGAGGACTGACACCGGTGAAAGCACCTGACGTGCTGATTAAGGCGATGAAGTATGTCGTTGAGGAGTTCCCCGACGCATACCTGGTCTTCGTCGGAGACGGCCAGATGAAAGGAGAACTCGTCAGGCTATGCCGGAGTTCCGGCGTCGAGGACCGTGTCAGGTTCGCGGGGTTCGTCACCGAAGAGGAGAAGACCCTCTATTATAATGCAGCCGAGATATTCGTTCTTCCGTCTGTGCTGACCTCGGAGTCGTTCGGCATCGTTCTGCTCGAAGCGTCGGCCGCATCCCTCCCTCTTGTCGTGAGCGATCTCGAATGTTTCAGGGCGATCGTTGAAGAAGGGTATAACGGGGTGTGCGCACATTGCGGTGACCCGGCAGATCTTGCCGATCGGATCCTCTCTCTCCTGAAAAACGATGAGGTGCGTGATCGCATAGGAAAAAATGCAAGGGAGAAAGCAGAGGCGTTTCGCTGGGAGAAAGTTGCGGAGATGACAGAGGATGTCTATTCAGGACTCATCGGCGGGTGA
- a CDS encoding glycosyltransferase family 4 protein, whose translation MEILRVASDLYPYITGGNAIHAHEMSAMQAEMGHRVTVFTLPPRQKAAPELAEGYVRVEYPVSFRVLGNSFNPRLFVDLMKGRKHYDIIHAHSHLYLSTNFCAAVKKFGSAPLIITNHGIMSSSAPEWVNNGYMRTLGRATLNAADRIICYTPLEKQRFVDEFGIDQDKIELIPNGIDPGMFSPAPHPAGDGRTVLFVGRLVPGKGAHFLIEAAHILRERYPDLKFVLVGDGPGKPEIENLIAHYGLRESVSLRDFSRYHEMPEIYRQSSIFVLPSLYEGVPKTMLEAMSCGLPVILSDFPHLKDIVQNAGLMFPKGDVRALVEAVATVLEDENMARDFGRNGRYKVINNYSWRKTVELTCKLYEDTLESINLRRRRKLPGIFGYHVPEHE comes from the coding sequence ATGGAGATATTACGGGTTGCAAGCGACCTCTATCCATACATAACAGGAGGAAATGCGATTCATGCCCATGAGATGTCTGCAATGCAGGCTGAAATGGGACACCGGGTGACGGTATTCACCCTGCCGCCGCGCCAGAAAGCGGCACCGGAGCTGGCCGAAGGCTACGTGCGTGTCGAGTACCCCGTCTCCTTCAGGGTGCTGGGCAACTCATTCAACCCGCGGCTCTTCGTCGACCTGATGAAGGGGAGAAAACATTACGACATTATCCATGCGCACTCGCACCTGTATTTATCAACCAATTTCTGTGCGGCCGTCAAAAAGTTCGGGTCCGCCCCGCTGATCATCACAAATCACGGCATCATGTCCAGCAGCGCACCGGAGTGGGTGAACAACGGCTACATGAGAACGCTCGGGCGGGCAACCCTCAATGCCGCCGACCGGATCATCTGCTATACCCCGCTTGAGAAGCAGAGGTTCGTCGATGAGTTCGGCATAGACCAGGATAAGATCGAATTGATCCCGAACGGGATCGATCCCGGGATGTTCTCCCCGGCACCACACCCGGCCGGCGACGGACGGACGGTCCTCTTTGTCGGACGCCTTGTTCCCGGAAAGGGGGCTCATTTTCTCATCGAAGCGGCGCATATCCTGAGAGAGCGCTACCCGGATCTGAAGTTCGTGCTGGTGGGGGACGGCCCGGGAAAACCTGAGATAGAAAACCTGATCGCACACTACGGGCTGCGGGAGAGCGTTTCGCTCAGAGATTTCTCCCGGTACCATGAGATGCCCGAGATCTACCGGCAATCGTCCATATTCGTCCTGCCGAGCCTGTACGAAGGTGTGCCCAAGACGATGCTCGAAGCGATGTCCTGCGGGCTGCCGGTGATCCTCTCGGATTTCCCTCACCTGAAAGATATCGTCCAGAACGCCGGCCTGATGTTCCCGAAGGGAGACGTCCGGGCCCTCGTCGAGGCGGTGGCAACAGTTCTCGAAGACGAGAACATGGCAAGAGATTTCGGCAGAAACGGCAGGTACAAGGTCATTAACAACTATTCATGGAGAAAAACCGTTGAGTTGACCTGCAAACTCTACGAAGACACCCTCGAGTCGATAAACCTGAGGAGAAGAAGGAAGTTGCCGGGAATCTTCGGGTACCACGTTCCTGAACACGAATGA